In Persicimonas caeni, a single window of DNA contains:
- a CDS encoding NAD(P)H-binding protein codes for MTKPTAFVAGATGYTGREVVRLLAQSGVDTIAHIRPNSSRLDEYTPRFESYGAQVDTTPWDENEMCECMSELQPDIVFCLIGTTRARKQAADNPNNNTYHAVDFKLTELLVHACQQAEIQPRFVYISAIGVGPNATTSYMKARWMAERSVVESQLPYTVVRPAFISGPGRGESRPGERVAAAVGDAVLEALGALGAKKLRDRYASMTNTELAEHLVALALSPDAANTVVDAYDLRHRD; via the coding sequence GTGACGAAACCCACCGCATTCGTCGCAGGAGCCACCGGCTACACCGGCCGCGAGGTGGTGCGCCTGCTCGCCCAATCCGGGGTCGACACCATCGCTCATATTCGTCCGAACTCCTCGAGGCTCGACGAGTACACGCCGCGCTTCGAGAGCTACGGCGCCCAGGTCGACACGACCCCGTGGGATGAAAATGAGATGTGCGAATGCATGTCCGAGTTACAGCCGGACATCGTTTTCTGCCTCATCGGCACCACTCGCGCCCGCAAGCAAGCCGCCGACAACCCGAACAACAACACCTACCACGCCGTCGACTTCAAGCTGACCGAGCTGTTGGTTCACGCCTGCCAGCAGGCCGAGATCCAGCCGCGCTTCGTCTACATCTCGGCCATCGGCGTCGGCCCGAACGCGACCACCTCGTACATGAAAGCGCGCTGGATGGCCGAGCGCAGTGTGGTCGAAAGCCAGCTGCCGTACACGGTGGTGCGACCGGCGTTCATCTCCGGGCCCGGCCGCGGCGAGTCGCGCCCCGGCGAGCGCGTGGCTGCCGCGGTGGGCGACGCGGTGCTCGAGGCGCTTGGGGCACTGGGGGCCAAGAAGCTTCGCGACCGCTATGCCTCGATGACCAACACCGAACTCGCCGAGCACCTCGTCGCCCTGGCCCTGTCGCCCGACGCGGCCAACACAGTCGTAGACGCCTACGATCTCCGCCACCGAGACTGA
- a CDS encoding methyltransferase domain-containing protein, whose product MSWQEAWEEKRTPWDAGASAPSLCELVDCDDLPEGRALVPGAGSGYDVLTLAGPKRKAIGLDLAPGAKQRFEALREQEGVPAEQAEMVVGNFFDWQPDELFDVIWDYTFLCAIEPEMRQRWAERVDELLKPDGELVTLIFPIVDKDPNEGPPYALSPELVRELVTPRFEPIYLEPVEHSHPGREGKEWLGRWRRA is encoded by the coding sequence ATGTCTTGGCAAGAAGCTTGGGAAGAGAAGCGCACCCCCTGGGATGCAGGCGCCTCGGCGCCGTCGCTGTGTGAACTGGTCGATTGCGACGACTTGCCCGAGGGGCGCGCGTTGGTGCCCGGGGCGGGCTCGGGCTACGACGTGCTCACGCTGGCCGGCCCGAAGCGAAAGGCCATCGGCCTCGACCTCGCCCCCGGAGCCAAGCAACGCTTCGAGGCGCTGCGCGAGCAAGAGGGTGTGCCCGCCGAGCAGGCCGAGATGGTCGTGGGCAACTTCTTCGACTGGCAGCCCGACGAACTCTTCGACGTCATCTGGGACTACACGTTTTTGTGTGCTATCGAGCCCGAGATGCGCCAGCGTTGGGCCGAAAGGGTCGACGAGTTGTTGAAACCCGACGGCGAGCTCGTCACGCTCATCTTTCCCATCGTCGACAAAGACCCCAACGAGGGGCCGCCCTACGCGCTCAGCCCCGAGCTTGTGCGCGAGCTTGTCACCCCTCGCTTCGAACCTATCTATCTCGAGCCGGTCGAGCACAGCCACCCGGGCCGCGAAGGCAAGGAGTGGCTCGGTCGCTGGCGACGGGCTTGA
- a CDS encoding nicotinate phosphoribosyltransferase translates to MNHLSMYGSSLALLTDLYQLTMAQGYWKQEMVETDAIFHLFFRKPPFKGGYAIAAGLKTAVEFLMDFEFAADDLAYLADLRGNDGERLFESEFLEFLRGMEFSCSVDAMPEGSVVFPQEPLLRVEGPLIQCQLLETALLNIINFQTLVATKASRICYATQGEPVLEFGLRRAQGIDGAISASRAAVIGGCSATSNVLAGKLFGIPVKGTHAHSWVMSFGSELEAFEAYAQAMPNNAVFLVDTYDTIEGVKNAIKVGEKLRQNGYEMAGIRLDSGDLAWFSIEARKMLDEAGFEKTKIVASNNLDERTIRSLKEQGAQIVVWGVGTHLATAKDQPALGGVYKLSAVRKNGGEWEHKVKVSEQRIKISNPGRIQVRRFWKNKASRFGGQGEFMGDMIFDELMGEPQSNIIVDPLDETRRKRLEGSGIDMLKPIFREGQYVGEDVIQDDIMEIQEHARHMLKYFHDGIKRFDNPHEYPAGLEKNLYDLKTRLILEARGFEPETSSSW, encoded by the coding sequence ATGAATCACCTGAGCATGTACGGATCCTCGCTCGCGCTTCTGACCGACCTGTACCAACTGACGATGGCGCAGGGCTATTGGAAGCAAGAGATGGTCGAGACCGACGCCATCTTCCACCTCTTCTTTCGTAAGCCACCGTTCAAAGGCGGCTACGCGATCGCAGCCGGGTTGAAGACGGCCGTCGAGTTCCTCATGGACTTCGAGTTCGCCGCCGACGACTTGGCCTACCTGGCCGACCTGCGCGGCAACGACGGCGAGCGCCTCTTCGAGTCGGAGTTCTTGGAATTCTTGAGGGGCATGGAGTTCTCCTGCAGCGTCGACGCGATGCCCGAGGGGAGCGTGGTCTTCCCTCAGGAGCCCTTGCTCCGCGTCGAAGGACCCCTGATTCAGTGCCAGTTGCTCGAGACGGCGCTGCTCAACATCATCAACTTCCAGACGCTGGTGGCGACCAAGGCCTCGCGGATTTGCTACGCGACCCAGGGCGAGCCGGTGCTCGAGTTCGGCTTGCGCCGCGCGCAGGGCATCGACGGGGCGATCTCGGCGTCACGCGCCGCGGTCATCGGCGGCTGCTCGGCGACCTCGAACGTGCTCGCCGGCAAGCTCTTCGGCATCCCGGTCAAGGGGACGCACGCCCACTCGTGGGTCATGAGCTTCGGCTCCGAGCTCGAGGCCTTCGAGGCCTATGCCCAGGCGATGCCGAACAACGCGGTCTTCTTGGTCGACACCTACGACACCATCGAGGGCGTCAAGAACGCCATCAAGGTGGGCGAGAAGCTGCGCCAGAACGGCTACGAAATGGCCGGCATCCGCCTCGACTCGGGCGACTTGGCCTGGTTCAGCATCGAAGCCCGAAAGATGCTCGATGAAGCAGGCTTCGAGAAGACCAAGATCGTCGCCTCGAATAACCTCGACGAGCGCACCATCCGCTCCCTCAAAGAGCAGGGCGCTCAGATTGTGGTCTGGGGCGTGGGCACCCACCTGGCGACCGCCAAGGACCAGCCGGCGCTCGGCGGTGTCTACAAGCTGTCGGCGGTGCGCAAGAACGGCGGCGAGTGGGAGCACAAGGTCAAGGTGAGCGAGCAGCGCATCAAGATCTCGAACCCCGGCAGGATTCAGGTGCGTCGATTCTGGAAGAACAAGGCGAGCCGCTTCGGAGGGCAGGGCGAGTTCATGGGCGACATGATCTTCGACGAGCTCATGGGCGAGCCGCAGTCGAATATCATCGTCGACCCGCTCGACGAGACGCGACGCAAGCGCCTGGAAGGCTCGGGCATCGACATGCTCAAGCCCATCTTCCGCGAGGGGCAGTATGTGGGCGAGGATGTGATCCAAGACGACATCATGGAAATCCAAGAGCACGCCCGGCATATGCTCAAGTACTTCCACGATGGCATCAAGCGCTTCGACAACCCGCACGAATACCCGGCCGGGCTCGAGAAGAACCTGTACGACCTGAAGACGCGCCTGATTTTGGAGGCCCGCGGCTTCGAGCCGGAGACCTCCTCGTCCTGGTGA